A part of Oscillospiraceae bacterium genomic DNA contains:
- a CDS encoding dinitrogenase iron-molybdenum cofactor biosynthesis protein, with the protein MIIATTYENGDVYGHFGHTKEFKLYQIEGNTVISSKVIETLGSGHGALAQFLKINNVDILICGGIGMGARVALSEAGIKLLPGVTGNADMAVDDYLHLRLNYNPDATCNHHHEDGHNCGEHDCSDHECGGHCK; encoded by the coding sequence ATGATAATTGCAACAACTTATGAAAATGGAGATGTTTACGGACATTTCGGACACACAAAGGAATTTAAATTGTATCAGATAGAAGGAAATACCGTTATAAGTTCTAAAGTAATAGAAACTCTGGGAAGCGGTCATGGTGCACTTGCTCAGTTTTTAAAAATAAACAACGTTGACATTCTTATATGCGGCGGGATAGGCATGGGAGCAAGAGTTGCCTTATCTGAAGCGGGAATCAAACTTCTTCCGGGTGTTACAGGCAATGCCGATATGGCAGTTGATGATTATTTACATCTTCGTTTAAATTACAATCCTGATGCTACCTGTAACCATCATCATGAAGACGGGCACAACTGCGGTGAGCACGACTGCTCTGACCACGAATGCGGAGGGCATTGTAAATAA